From Shewanella psychrophila, a single genomic window includes:
- the prfB gene encoding peptide chain release factor 2 (programmed frameshift) produces the protein MFEVNPVKFKIKDLAERTLSLRGFLDYDAKKERLEEVSLELESNDVWNDPDNAQALGKERAALELVVKTIDDMDTGLEDVVGLVELAVEEADEETFNDASSELDALEKRLEDLEFRRMFSGPHDIANSYLDIQSGSGGTEAQDWANMVLRMYLRWGEAHDYKPELIEVTAGDVAGIKGATIKFNGEYAFGSMRTETGVHRLVRKSPFDSSGKRHTSFCSVFVYPEIDDSIEIDINPSDLRIDTYRASGAGGQHINKTESAIRITHLPSNTVVQCQNDRSQHKNRDAAMKQLKAKLFELEMLKQNQEKQAAEDAKSDIGWGSQIRSYVLDDARIKDLRTGVESRNTQSVLDGGLDMFIEASLKSGL, from the exons ATGTTTGAAGTAAATCCGGTAAAATTTAAAATCAAAGATCTTGCAGAACGTACCCTTAGCCTTCGGGGGTTTCTT GACTACGATGCTAAGAAAGAGCGTCTGGAAGAAGTTAGCCTAGAACTCGAGAGTAACGATGTATGGAATGATCCGGATAATGCCCAAGCCTTAGGTAAAGAGCGTGCAGCATTAGAATTAGTCGTTAAGACCATAGATGATATGGATACTGGCCTCGAAGATGTCGTGGGCTTAGTTGAACTGGCTGTCGAAGAAGCTGATGAAGAGACCTTTAATGATGCAAGCTCAGAGCTTGATGCGTTAGAGAAACGTCTCGAAGATCTTGAGTTTCGCCGCATGTTCTCCGGTCCCCATGATATTGCCAATAGTTATCTGGATATTCAGTCAGGATCTGGTGGAACAGAGGCTCAGGATTGGGCCAACATGGTGCTGCGTATGTACCTGCGATGGGGCGAGGCACACGATTATAAGCCTGAACTCATCGAAGTGACTGCGGGTGATGTTGCCGGAATCAAGGGCGCCACCATTAAGTTCAACGGTGAGTATGCATTTGGCTCCATGAGAACCGAAACCGGTGTTCATCGTCTGGTACGTAAATCACCTTTCGATTCATCGGGTAAGCGCCATACCTCTTTTTGTTCGGTATTTGTCTATCCTGAAATAGATGACTCCATTGAGATCGATATCAATCCATCGGATCTGCGAATCGATACTTATCGCGCCTCTGGTGCCGGTGGACAGCATATCAACAAGACTGAATCAGCAATCCGTATTACGCATCTGCCGAGCAATACAGTGGTGCAGTGTCAGAATGACAGGTCTCAGCATAAGAACCGAGATGCTGCCATGAAGCAGCTGAAGGCTAAGCTGTTTGAACTCGAGATGCTAAAACAAAACCAAGAGAAGCAGGCGGCTGAAGATGCCAAGTCAGATATTGGTTGGGGCAGCCAGATCCGCTCATATGTACTCGATGATGCACGTATTAAAGATCTACGTACTGGAGTTGAGAGTCGAAATACCCAGAGCGTCTTAGATGGCGGTCTCGACATGTTTATCGAAGCCAGCCTTAAATCTGGTTTGTAA
- the chrA gene encoding chromate efflux transporter — protein MWQIFVRFLSLGLVSFGGPAAHIGYFRQTFVSDLKWLDDKHYASLVALSQFMPGPGSSQVGFAIGYHRGGLLGGLAAFVGFTLPSFCLLFLLAVTSAQWLDNSLFLGAIYGLKLLAVVVVADAVWIMFNQFCRKQVAKILMLISCVLLILHGSLMSQMLILLVAALVGVKYLSPDDVNDELPLATTRPITLGYGWLAAFAILFITSLGLIKMDAELGQVFGQFFQAGSLVFGGGHVVLPLLETIVGEAMTSDRFITGYALAQAVPGPMFALAAFLGAELWSQSPFVGALVATLAIFLPGFLLMLVALKSWAALSARPKVVGGLAGINACVVGFLVSALYMPVFTSAVKVPLDMALVLLGFGCLKLFKPNILFLVLSFASAGVLVKLLVI, from the coding sequence ATGTGGCAGATCTTTGTTCGTTTTCTCTCTTTGGGGCTAGTGAGTTTTGGTGGTCCTGCAGCACATATTGGTTATTTCAGGCAGACTTTTGTCAGCGATTTGAAATGGCTAGACGATAAACATTACGCGAGTCTGGTTGCATTGAGCCAGTTTATGCCTGGACCAGGTTCGAGTCAGGTTGGGTTTGCCATAGGCTATCACAGAGGTGGTCTACTCGGAGGCTTAGCCGCTTTTGTGGGCTTCACTCTCCCTTCATTTTGTTTACTCTTCTTGCTGGCAGTGACCAGCGCTCAGTGGCTGGACAATAGCTTGTTTTTGGGAGCCATATATGGTCTGAAGTTACTCGCCGTGGTGGTGGTTGCCGATGCCGTTTGGATCATGTTCAATCAGTTTTGTCGCAAACAAGTAGCCAAAATTCTGATGTTAATCTCTTGTGTCCTGTTGATTTTACATGGGTCACTGATGAGCCAGATGCTGATCTTATTGGTAGCAGCCTTAGTAGGTGTTAAATATCTTTCTCCCGATGATGTTAATGATGAGCTTCCTCTTGCAACAACTAGACCTATCACTTTGGGATATGGCTGGTTAGCAGCCTTTGCCATCTTGTTTATTACTTCCCTAGGCTTAATCAAGATGGATGCTGAGTTGGGGCAAGTATTTGGTCAGTTTTTTCAGGCAGGTAGTCTGGTGTTTGGTGGCGGTCATGTGGTGTTACCGTTATTGGAGACCATAGTTGGCGAGGCCATGACCAGTGACAGGTTCATTACTGGGTACGCCTTAGCCCAAGCAGTCCCTGGTCCCATGTTCGCCCTGGCTGCCTTCTTAGGTGCCGAGCTTTGGAGTCAATCGCCTTTCGTCGGTGCTTTAGTGGCAACCCTTGCCATCTTTCTGCCAGGCTTCCTATTAATGTTGGTGGCGTTAAAGAGTTGGGCCGCTCTGAGTGCTCGTCCTAAGGTAGTCGGAGGCCTAGCTGGTATCAATGCCTGTGTGGTTGGTTTCTTGGTTTCAGCGCTCTATATGCCAGTATTTACCAGTGCGGTAAAAGTACCTCTGGACATGGCATTGGTGCTATTAGGTTTTGGTTGTTTGAAGCTGTTTAAGCCAAATATTTTATTCTTGGTACTGAGCTTCGCATCGGCAGGGGTATTGGTTAAATTACTCGTTATCTAG
- a CDS encoding ion channel has product MTDKTPTCCYHEDEGYSCSEPAQSSGLCYWHDPKIIKDKPEDIANLEQFARNGGMLRGICLKRAKLHGIDLVRHHQKTGFDMTNAELYRADLQEAHLFNLNLHNASLMKADLRESNVHCANLVGTNLLGIKWNGAKIENISIGKKIKQEKLALEADKVGEKEIARDYFEQAEEIYRDLRKAAEREGLFAMSGEYIRKELTMRRHQMPKYSFKRFVSKTIDIFCGYGEAPMRVIGFSMGLILVCAILYLFTGLSYDSNVHVFNTDNDFITNLFLFFNCIYYSVVTFTTLGYGDFTPIGFSKAIAAIEAFTGSFTIALFVVVFVKKMTR; this is encoded by the coding sequence ATGACAGATAAAACCCCAACATGTTGCTACCACGAAGATGAAGGTTACTCCTGCTCAGAACCTGCCCAGTCTTCAGGATTGTGTTACTGGCATGACCCAAAAATCATCAAAGATAAACCGGAAGACATAGCCAATTTAGAGCAATTTGCCCGCAATGGCGGCATGCTTAGAGGGATATGCCTCAAGCGTGCCAAGCTCCATGGAATCGATCTGGTTCGTCACCACCAAAAGACCGGCTTTGATATGACCAATGCCGAACTTTACCGTGCCGACCTACAAGAGGCTCACCTGTTCAATCTAAATCTGCATAATGCCAGTCTAATGAAGGCTGATTTGAGGGAATCCAACGTCCACTGCGCAAACTTAGTCGGCACAAATCTACTTGGCATCAAGTGGAATGGTGCCAAGATAGAGAACATCTCAATAGGCAAGAAAATAAAGCAAGAAAAGCTCGCATTAGAGGCGGATAAAGTTGGTGAAAAAGAGATTGCCAGAGATTATTTCGAGCAAGCCGAAGAGATTTACCGAGACCTGCGGAAAGCCGCCGAACGGGAAGGTTTATTTGCCATGTCAGGTGAGTATATCCGTAAAGAGCTCACCATGCGCCGTCATCAGATGCCCAAATACAGCTTCAAGCGCTTCGTCTCTAAGACCATCGACATTTTTTGTGGCTACGGTGAAGCACCGATGCGCGTTATCGGCTTCTCTATGGGGCTTATTTTAGTCTGCGCCATTCTTTACCTTTTCACCGGCCTGAGTTACGACAGTAATGTACACGTATTCAACACCGACAACGACTTCATCACCAATCTGTTTCTATTTTTTAACTGCATCTACTACTCAGTTGTTACCTTCACCACCTTAGGTTATGGCGACTTTACCCCTATTGGTTTCTCTAAGGCCATTGCGGCAATAGAAGCCTTCACGGGAAGTTTCACCATAGCCCTGTTCGTGGTGGTTTTTGTGAAGAAGATGACGAGATAA